In Streptomyces sp. SN-593, a single genomic region encodes these proteins:
- a CDS encoding arylcarboxylate reductase: MNESLALVDQFLQTDLDEWTRQVVRRHFDPGTGSPYWLKRAAELDFDPLEITRYDELSALGPFPLSVLRKLDPADLVPQAVPRPIAGRVFDSGGTTGDPKRILYTPAMLQHRQAWRHWSFHTEGFRPDGNWVQGTPTGPHVIGLGVQELSSYGGRMYIVDIDPRWVKRLIRAGKLAEADEYTDHVLGQITNILASQPIDYLNTTSALLTALIRRAPELAAKLKGVRVSGTHCTPAMFRTFKETLNGGSGAIVGRSYGNTFGTSAGIPDEDDGEILPYLPNYPNVTARVVDKQDWTREVGFGEQGQVMLNVLHPDLLLPNFLERDQAVRYDTGAAYPCDGVANVMPLQITRNAPEGIY; the protein is encoded by the coding sequence ATGAACGAATCACTGGCTCTGGTCGACCAGTTCCTGCAGACCGACCTCGACGAGTGGACCCGGCAGGTGGTCCGACGGCACTTCGACCCCGGAACCGGCAGCCCCTACTGGCTCAAGCGCGCGGCGGAGCTGGACTTCGACCCGCTGGAGATCACCCGCTACGACGAGCTGAGCGCGCTCGGGCCGTTCCCGCTGTCCGTGCTGCGCAAGCTCGACCCCGCCGACCTGGTTCCCCAGGCGGTGCCGCGGCCGATCGCCGGCCGGGTCTTCGACTCCGGCGGCACCACCGGCGACCCCAAGCGCATCCTGTACACGCCCGCCATGCTCCAGCACCGGCAGGCGTGGCGGCACTGGTCGTTCCACACCGAGGGCTTCCGCCCCGACGGCAACTGGGTGCAGGGCACCCCCACCGGACCGCACGTGATCGGCCTCGGCGTCCAGGAACTGTCGTCCTACGGCGGGCGGATGTACATCGTCGACATCGACCCGCGGTGGGTCAAGCGGCTCATCCGCGCCGGCAAGCTCGCCGAGGCCGACGAGTACACCGACCACGTCCTCGGCCAGATCACCAACATCCTTGCCAGCCAGCCGATCGACTACCTCAACACCACGTCGGCCCTGCTCACCGCCCTCATCCGGCGCGCCCCGGAGCTGGCCGCGAAGCTCAAGGGCGTACGGGTCAGCGGCACCCACTGCACCCCGGCCATGTTCCGCACGTTCAAGGAGACCCTCAACGGCGGCAGCGGCGCCATCGTGGGGCGCAGCTACGGCAACACCTTCGGCACCTCGGCCGGCATCCCGGACGAGGACGACGGCGAGATCCTGCCGTACCTGCCGAACTACCCCAACGTCACCGCCCGCGTGGTCGACAAGCAGGACTGGACCCGCGAGGTCGGGTTCGGCGAGCAGGGCCAGGTCATGCTGAACGTCCTGCACCCCGACCTGCTCCTGCCCAACTTCCTCGAACGGGACCAGGCCGTCCGGTACGACACCGGCGCCGCCTACCCCTGCGACGGCGTCGCCAACGTCATGCCCCTCCAGATCACCAGGAACGCCCCGGAGGGCATCTACTGA